In Marivirga salinae, a single window of DNA contains:
- a CDS encoding homoserine kinase, whose translation MKKIKVFAPATIANVGPGYDILGLALEGVGEHLEIELLDSNDIIIHPIPGYPDLPLGPDENIAGIVANAMLNQLGRKQGLSIKIQKAVKPGSGLGSSGCTAAATAFALNELLDSVFTPLELVEFAMLGEKATSGKAHADNVAASLMGGFCIIKSYHPLEILSIPFPKDLRIVVAHPQIEVKTADSKKILKKEMAISDVITQMGNIAALISGLTTSNLEWIKSGMNDLIAEPIRSYLIPGFGQAKTLALENGALGCSISGSGPSIFAFCENENQAQVVGDKWKQFYADLEIDSKIYLSKINPKGTHLIEAS comes from the coding sequence ATGAAAAAGATAAAAGTATTTGCTCCTGCTACCATCGCAAATGTGGGTCCTGGATATGATATTCTAGGCTTAGCATTGGAAGGTGTAGGAGAGCATTTGGAAATAGAATTATTGGATTCAAATGACATTATTATTCATCCCATTCCAGGTTATCCAGATTTACCTTTAGGTCCAGATGAAAATATAGCAGGAATTGTAGCCAATGCTATGCTTAATCAGTTAGGCAGAAAGCAAGGGTTAAGCATTAAAATCCAAAAAGCAGTAAAACCAGGAAGTGGATTAGGCTCAAGTGGTTGCACAGCTGCTGCCACTGCTTTTGCACTCAATGAATTATTGGATAGTGTTTTTACGCCACTTGAACTGGTAGAATTTGCGATGTTAGGTGAAAAGGCTACTTCTGGTAAAGCGCACGCAGATAATGTAGCGGCTTCATTAATGGGTGGTTTTTGTATTATAAAAAGTTATCACCCTCTGGAGATTTTAAGTATTCCTTTTCCAAAGGATTTGCGAATAGTGGTTGCTCATCCACAAATTGAAGTGAAAACAGCGGATTCAAAGAAAATTTTGAAGAAGGAAATGGCTATTTCGGATGTAATTACTCAAATGGGAAATATTGCTGCCCTGATCAGTGGATTGACGACTTCCAATTTAGAATGGATAAAATCTGGAATGAATGATTTGATTGCTGAGCCTATTCGTTCTTACTTAATTCCTGGATTTGGTCAAGCAAAAACTTTGGCACTAGAAAATGGTGCATTAGGATGTAGTATTTCGGGTTCAGGGCCATCAATTTTTGCTTTTTGTGAAAATGAGAATCAAGCACAAGTAGTAGGGGATAAATGGAAGCAATTTTATGCTGATTTAGAAATTGATTCCAAGATTTACTTATCTAAAATTAATCCTAAAGGAACTCACTTAATAGAAGCCTCATGA
- the rny gene encoding ribonuclease Y encodes MGTIYIIISGVVGLLLGFLLSKIAQKSLLSKLEREAQDKAALIVREAEVNAENIKKDKMLEAKEHYLKKKSDFEDEIGQRKTQMAANENKLKQREQNFSKEIEQFKRKENETQKIQENLNAQLEVIAKRKEELEKIKEQQVNILEKAANLTADEAREQLIETLKDEAETKASSLIKDIMEEAKLSATKEAKKIVISTIQRTATEHAVENCVSIFNIESDDIKGKIIGREGRNIRALEAATGVEIIVDDTPEAIIISGFDPVRREIARLSLHRLVQDGRIHPARIEEIVNKTTKNIDEEIVEIGERTVIDLGIHGLHPELIKMVGRLRFRSSYGQNLLQHSREVANMCATMASELGLNPKLAKRAGLLHDIGKVWPEEPEQPHAIIGMEFAKKFKEHPEVLNAIGAHHDEIEMTTLISPIVQACDAISGARPGARREIMDSYIKRLKELEELALNFDGVNKCYAIQAGRELRVMVDAENVSDQKAGQLSFDISQKIEKDMQYPGQIKVTVIREMRSVSYAK; translated from the coding sequence ATGGGAACTATATACATAATCATTTCCGGGGTAGTGGGACTGCTTTTGGGCTTTTTGTTAAGCAAAATTGCTCAAAAAAGCCTACTTAGCAAGCTAGAAAGAGAAGCGCAAGATAAAGCCGCTTTGATTGTTCGTGAAGCTGAAGTAAATGCAGAGAACATCAAGAAAGATAAAATGCTCGAAGCAAAAGAGCATTATCTTAAAAAGAAATCAGATTTTGAGGATGAGATTGGGCAACGAAAAACCCAAATGGCGGCTAATGAAAATAAGCTGAAACAAAGAGAGCAAAACTTTTCCAAAGAGATTGAGCAATTCAAAAGAAAAGAAAACGAGACACAGAAAATACAGGAGAATCTTAACGCTCAATTAGAAGTAATTGCAAAGCGCAAAGAAGAACTTGAAAAGATAAAGGAACAGCAAGTTAATATTCTTGAGAAAGCTGCTAATTTAACTGCGGATGAGGCTCGTGAACAATTAATTGAAACCTTAAAAGATGAGGCTGAAACCAAAGCATCTTCATTGATAAAGGATATCATGGAAGAAGCCAAGCTTTCAGCTACAAAAGAGGCTAAGAAAATTGTAATCTCCACCATTCAAAGAACCGCCACTGAGCATGCGGTAGAAAACTGCGTATCCATTTTCAATATTGAAAGTGATGATATTAAAGGGAAAATCATCGGTAGAGAAGGAAGAAATATCCGTGCTTTAGAAGCAGCTACTGGCGTGGAAATCATAGTGGATGATACACCAGAAGCTATTATCATTTCAGGTTTTGATCCAGTGAGACGTGAAATTGCAAGATTATCTTTACACAGATTAGTGCAGGATGGTAGAATTCACCCTGCAAGAATTGAAGAAATCGTAAATAAAACTACCAAAAATATAGATGAGGAAATAGTCGAAATCGGTGAAAGAACTGTGATCGATCTAGGAATTCATGGCCTTCACCCTGAGCTAATCAAAATGGTTGGTCGATTGAGATTCCGTTCTTCTTATGGTCAGAACTTATTGCAACACTCTAGAGAAGTTGCCAATATGTGTGCTACCATGGCATCAGAATTAGGATTGAATCCTAAATTGGCTAAAAGAGCTGGTTTATTGCATGATATTGGAAAAGTTTGGCCAGAAGAGCCGGAACAACCACATGCGATTATAGGAATGGAGTTCGCCAAGAAATTTAAGGAGCATCCTGAAGTTTTAAATGCAATTGGTGCTCACCACGATGAAATTGAAATGACTACGTTAATCTCTCCTATTGTACAGGCTTGTGACGCTATTTCAGGCGCAAGACCGGGCGCGAGGAGAGAAATCATGGATAGTTACATTAAAAGGCTAAAAGAGCTTGAAGAGCTTGCTTTGAACTTTGATGGCGTAAACAAATGCTATGCTATCCAAGCTGGTCGTGAATTACGAGTGATGGTAGATGCTGAAAATGTATCTGACCAAAAAGCTGGGCAATTGTCATTTGATATTTCTCAAAAAATAGAGAAGGACATGCAGTATCCAGGACAGATAAAAGTAACGGTTATCCGTGAAATGCGATCTGTTTCTTATGCGAAGTAA
- a CDS encoding DUF1684 domain-containing protein, giving the protein MKPTKVLTYIVIAAVILIAVFSLFNTGDSPEVETNYIEEIKTFRHEKDSFMRTNEKSPFVEQSVDFKGLNYFDIDESFKVKASVEALEDGKVYDLRTSDDKVKTYQAVAILHFDIVGSHQDLTLLQSAVDGHFFLSFYDETSAITTYGAGRYLEVDYKKGQQQVVLDFNKAYNPYCAYTDGYSCPVPPPENNISIPINAGEKNYE; this is encoded by the coding sequence ATGAAACCAACTAAAGTCTTAACTTATATCGTAATAGCAGCAGTCATTTTGATTGCTGTTTTTAGTTTGTTCAATACTGGAGATAGCCCAGAAGTGGAAACCAACTACATTGAGGAAATAAAAACTTTCCGCCATGAAAAAGATAGTTTCATGCGTACAAATGAAAAATCACCTTTTGTTGAACAAAGTGTAGATTTCAAAGGCTTAAATTATTTCGATATAGATGAAAGTTTTAAAGTAAAAGCCTCGGTTGAAGCACTTGAAGATGGTAAAGTTTATGACTTGAGGACTAGTGATGATAAAGTAAAAACTTATCAGGCAGTCGCTATTTTACATTTTGATATTGTCGGATCTCATCAAGACTTAACTTTATTGCAATCTGCAGTTGATGGACATTTTTTCCTTTCTTTTTATGATGAAACCTCTGCTATTACAACTTATGGAGCTGGAAGATATTTAGAAGTCGATTATAAAAAAGGGCAACAACAAGTCGTTTTGGATTTCAATAAAGCCTATAATCCTTATTGCGCCTATACTGATGGCTATAGCTGTCCTGTACCTCCACCAGAGAATAATATTTCTATTCCGATTAATGCTGGAGAAAAGAATTATGAATAA
- a CDS encoding cell division protein ZapA: protein MRELSIKIKIADREYPMTVKAEEEERVRRAGKLINERLKSYREKFGIDDKQDLLSMVAFDAIVDRFGVEENLQSNDESVLNKIKSIEHLINQAI, encoded by the coding sequence ATGAGAGAACTTTCAATCAAGATTAAGATTGCTGACAGGGAATATCCCATGACAGTGAAAGCGGAAGAAGAAGAAAGAGTGAGAAGAGCCGGAAAATTAATCAATGAACGATTGAAATCTTATAGAGAAAAATTCGGGATTGATGACAAACAGGACTTACTTTCAATGGTGGCATTTGATGCTATAGTTGACAGATTTGGCGTTGAAGAAAATTTACAAAGCAATGACGAATCGGTTTTGAATAAAATAAAATCTATTGAACATTTAATAAATCAAGCAATATAA
- the thrC gene encoding threonine synthase, translated as MNYYSTKNKDISKSFREAVIEGLPADNGLFMPEYIPQLPKDYFETIQDKNIQEIAFDILKPFVEDDLNEEQLRKIIIKTFSFDFPLQKINGNNYALELFHGPSYAFKDVGATFLALCLEEFYKEEQEECTILVATSGDTGGAVAAAFSKVKNIEVVILYPSGKVSELQEKQLTTFDQNVKALEIDGNFDDCQQLVKQAFLDADLRKHLNISSANSINVARFLPQMVYYFAPFIEFGNEPLTIAVPSGNYGNLTAGLIAQEMGLPVKQFITGANSNDVVPRFLNSGKYQPKPTIQTISNAMDVGNPSNFQRMMDLFSENKIKEKVKGYAFSDEATLEVMKKVNSENDYLLDPHGAVGYLSLTEYMKTSEGIGVFLETAHPCKFMDVVKKVTDKNILPDSAQALMQKEKKSVKMEVDYERFKEFLLQ; from the coding sequence ATGAACTATTACAGTACTAAAAATAAAGATATAAGTAAGAGCTTTAGAGAAGCTGTTATAGAAGGTTTGCCAGCGGACAATGGATTATTTATGCCTGAATATATCCCTCAATTACCTAAAGATTATTTTGAGACTATACAGGATAAGAATATTCAAGAAATTGCTTTTGATATTTTAAAACCATTTGTGGAAGATGATCTAAATGAGGAACAATTAAGGAAAATCATTATAAAAACCTTTTCCTTTGATTTTCCACTTCAAAAAATCAATGGCAATAATTATGCGTTGGAATTATTCCATGGTCCAAGCTATGCTTTTAAAGATGTGGGCGCTACATTTTTGGCTTTGTGTCTGGAAGAGTTTTATAAAGAAGAGCAAGAAGAGTGTACGATTTTGGTTGCTACTTCAGGCGATACGGGAGGGGCAGTAGCGGCAGCTTTTTCAAAAGTCAAAAATATAGAAGTGGTTATATTATATCCTTCAGGGAAAGTAAGCGAGCTTCAAGAGAAGCAATTAACAACTTTTGATCAAAATGTAAAAGCACTAGAAATAGATGGGAATTTTGATGATTGTCAGCAACTAGTGAAACAAGCATTTCTGGATGCTGATTTGAGAAAGCACTTGAATATAAGCTCAGCAAATTCAATTAATGTGGCTCGTTTTTTACCACAAATGGTCTATTACTTTGCTCCTTTTATTGAATTTGGCAATGAACCCTTAACGATTGCAGTACCTAGCGGAAACTATGGTAACCTAACCGCAGGCTTGATTGCACAAGAAATGGGGTTGCCAGTAAAACAATTTATTACTGGGGCAAATAGTAATGATGTTGTCCCAAGGTTTTTAAATAGTGGAAAATATCAGCCCAAGCCTACTATCCAAACCATTTCCAATGCGATGGATGTGGGAAATCCGAGCAACTTCCAGCGGATGATGGATTTATTCTCAGAGAATAAAATCAAAGAAAAAGTAAAAGGATATGCCTTTTCAGATGAAGCTACATTGGAAGTTATGAAAAAAGTAAATTCAGAAAATGACTATTTATTAGATCCTCATGGAGCAGTAGGCTATTTGTCATTAACTGAATATATGAAAACTTCAGAAGGGATAGGTGTTTTCCTAGAAACTGCCCATCCTTGCAAATTTATGGATGTGGTCAAGAAAGTTACTGATAAAAATATTTTGCCTGATTCAGCTCAAGCTTTAATGCAGAAAGAAAAGAAGAGTGTAAAGATGGAGGTGGATTACGAGAGGTTTAAGGAGTTTTTGTTGCAGTAG
- the pheT gene encoding phenylalanine--tRNA ligase subunit beta: MKIALNWLKNYINITQSPEELSETLTNTGLEVEGMAEIETVPGGLKGLVIGEVKTCEKHPNADKLKITTVDIGEEEPVQIVCGAPNVAAGQKVVVATVNSTLYPNPEEPFKIKKSKIRGEVSMGMICAEDEIGMGASHDGIMVLDTDKPNGTPAAEYFNIESDIVYEIGLTPNRADAMGHIGAARDIKAVTGEEVRFPSILDFKVDNQDLPIKVEVENKEACPRYSGLSIAGIKVAPSPDWLQNALKSIGLQPINNVVDVTNFVMHELGQPLHAFNADKISGNTVKVKNLAEGSKFITLDEKERKLSAKDLMICDGDSNPLCIAGVFGGIDSGVKEDTTKVFLESAYFSADSVRKTSQHHQLKTDASFRYERGTDPNITVYALKRAALLIQEIAGGKISSEIQDEYPVAIPDREVMMKYKNIDRLIGKKLEHNEIHTILNRLDIETTDKTETGFKAIVPPYRVDVTREADVIEEIIRIYGFNNIDLPETLSSSYMASFPEVDPVKMRKEAGLLLTANGFQEIMTNSLTKSIFSEQLDGFNSEENVEILNKLSEDLGVMRQDLMFTALDVLAYNINRRQTDIKFYEFGKVYKKINSKYKEEMRLGIYLTGKTEAENWIRKNESVKFHDLYSAVLKIFNKFNAESIENEEFHDDCFDYGLKLKIKQKVVAELGKLSKKALKLSGLKQDVFYANINWEALLKMVNVNIQFEPVSKFPEVKRDLSLVIDDNVSYDEIKKISLKQAQYLISKIDVFDVYQGDKIEKGKKAYALSFTLQDKTKTLTDKIIDKTMDKLMKAFENEIGAIIRK; the protein is encoded by the coding sequence ATGAAGATCGCTTTAAACTGGTTAAAGAACTATATAAATATTACGCAATCTCCTGAGGAACTTTCAGAAACCTTGACCAACACAGGATTGGAAGTAGAAGGAATGGCAGAAATTGAAACCGTTCCAGGCGGATTGAAAGGTTTGGTGATAGGTGAAGTCAAAACCTGCGAAAAACACCCGAATGCAGATAAATTAAAAATCACTACTGTTGATATTGGTGAGGAAGAGCCTGTGCAAATTGTTTGTGGCGCGCCAAATGTTGCTGCAGGACAGAAAGTGGTGGTAGCAACGGTGAATTCCACTCTTTACCCTAATCCTGAAGAGCCTTTCAAAATTAAGAAGTCCAAAATCCGTGGTGAGGTCAGTATGGGAATGATTTGTGCTGAGGACGAAATCGGAATGGGCGCTAGTCATGATGGCATTATGGTTTTGGATACTGATAAACCTAATGGAACACCTGCAGCAGAATATTTCAATATTGAATCCGACATTGTTTATGAAATCGGCTTAACGCCAAATCGTGCCGATGCTATGGGACATATCGGTGCAGCTCGAGACATAAAAGCTGTTACGGGTGAAGAAGTAAGATTTCCATCAATTCTAGATTTCAAGGTGGATAATCAAGATCTACCTATAAAAGTTGAAGTTGAAAACAAAGAAGCTTGTCCTCGCTATAGCGGCTTGAGCATTGCAGGAATTAAAGTAGCTCCAAGCCCGGATTGGTTGCAAAATGCTTTGAAAAGCATTGGTTTACAGCCTATTAATAATGTGGTGGATGTGACCAATTTCGTAATGCACGAATTAGGTCAGCCTTTGCATGCTTTCAATGCTGATAAAATTTCAGGCAATACGGTTAAAGTCAAAAATTTAGCTGAAGGAAGTAAATTCATCACTTTAGATGAAAAAGAAAGAAAACTGTCGGCTAAAGATTTAATGATTTGCGATGGTGATTCAAATCCACTTTGCATAGCTGGAGTATTTGGCGGAATTGATTCTGGAGTTAAAGAGGATACCACAAAAGTATTTTTGGAATCTGCTTATTTCTCAGCTGATAGCGTAAGAAAAACTTCACAGCACCATCAACTAAAAACGGATGCCTCTTTTCGATATGAAAGAGGAACAGACCCAAATATTACGGTTTATGCCCTCAAAAGAGCTGCATTACTGATTCAGGAAATAGCGGGTGGAAAAATTAGCAGTGAAATTCAAGATGAATACCCTGTTGCTATTCCAGACCGAGAGGTAATGATGAAATACAAAAACATCGACCGCTTGATAGGGAAAAAATTGGAGCATAATGAAATTCATACTATTCTCAACCGATTGGACATTGAAACTACTGACAAAACAGAAACAGGTTTCAAAGCGATTGTTCCGCCTTATCGAGTAGATGTCACCAGAGAAGCTGATGTAATTGAAGAAATCATTCGTATTTATGGTTTTAACAACATCGATTTACCAGAAACGCTTTCTAGCAGTTATATGGCAAGTTTTCCTGAAGTTGACCCGGTGAAAATGAGAAAAGAGGCTGGTTTGCTCTTAACTGCCAATGGTTTTCAGGAAATCATGACCAATTCTTTGACCAAATCAATCTTTAGTGAGCAATTGGATGGTTTTAATTCGGAAGAAAATGTAGAAATCCTGAATAAACTGAGCGAAGATTTGGGTGTGATGCGTCAGGATTTGATGTTTACAGCTTTAGATGTTTTGGCATATAACATTAATCGGAGACAAACCGACATAAAATTCTATGAATTCGGAAAAGTTTACAAAAAAATAAATTCCAAATATAAGGAGGAAATGCGCCTTGGGATTTACCTGACGGGGAAAACCGAAGCTGAAAATTGGATTCGAAAAAATGAATCTGTAAAATTTCATGATCTCTATTCGGCAGTTCTAAAAATTTTCAATAAATTTAATGCGGAAAGTATTGAAAATGAAGAATTTCATGATGATTGCTTCGACTATGGCTTGAAGTTAAAAATCAAGCAAAAAGTAGTTGCTGAATTGGGTAAATTAAGTAAAAAAGCCCTGAAATTGAGCGGATTGAAGCAAGATGTTTTCTATGCAAACATCAATTGGGAAGCGCTATTGAAAATGGTCAATGTCAACATCCAATTTGAGCCGGTGAGTAAATTCCCTGAAGTAAAAAGGGATTTATCATTAGTGATAGATGACAATGTTTCATATGATGAAATTAAAAAGATAAGCTTGAAACAAGCACAATACTTAATCAGTAAAATAGATGTTTTTGATGTTTATCAAGGTGACAAAATAGAGAAAGGAAAAAAAGCTTATGCTTTATCCTTCACCTTGCAGGACAAAACAAAGACATTGACAGATAAGATTATAGATAAAACAATGGACAAACTGATGAAGGCTTTCGAAAATGAAATTGGGGCAATAATCAGAAAATAA